A section of the Citrus sinensis cultivar Valencia sweet orange chromosome 8, DVS_A1.0, whole genome shotgun sequence genome encodes:
- the LOC102625656 gene encoding protein RTF1 homolog: MADLENLLLEAAGRTNSAGRNRHSASSSKRRREGSYSGSDSRDDDSDDNRGYGSRKPSGSQVPLKKRLDPAERDDDQGSQEEGDYDGGASEHEGDSSNESDDDNHGQMTELEREMMIFERDDKKVDKNLRDKFRSRREERSTRSTKETPPLPSSRSARLAARSADRAAAKDDALNELRAKRLKQQDPEAHRRLRDASRGGSGSRVLSPVKRKAFTPAGLSSSSQSESESRSHSDDEGSTGDGGMADSDDDGAPGSGRPTYDDIKEITIRRSKLAKWFMEPFFEELIVGCFVRVGIGRSKNGPIYRLCMVRNVDATEPDRSYKLENRTTCKYLNVTWGNESSAARWQMAMVSDSPPLEEEFKQWLREVERNGGRMPSKQDVLEKKESIQKINTFVYSAATVKQMLQEKKSASSRPLNVAAEKDRLRRELEVAQSRHDDVDMERIKKRLQELEASRDSKVKDAKAIRLAEMNRKNRVENFKNASELKRVNTSLKAGEAGYDPFSRRWTRSRNYYISKPGEEVTAEANGDKNGVPGGANGEEGATGEVGMAATEAALEAAAGAGKLVDTNAPLDLGTESNMLHDFELDISLNALKKFGGPQGVLAGFMARKQRIEATVGCQVPENDGRRHALTLTVGDYKRRRGLL, translated from the coding sequence ATGGCAGACTTAGAAAATCTACTCCTGGAGGCAGCCGGAAGAACCAATTCCGCTGGAAGAAACCGGCACTCTGCATCTTCCTCTAAAAGGCGACGTGAGGGTTCCTACTCTGGAAGTGACTCAAGGGATGATGATTCTGATGATAATCGTGGGTATGGTAGCAGGAAACCCTCTGGATCTCAAGTTCCTTTGAAGAAGAGGCTGGATCCTGCTGAAAGAGACGATGACCAGGGTAGCCAGGAAGAAGGTGATTATGATGGTGGTGCTTCAGAACATGAAGGTGATAGCAGCAATGAGTCTGATGATGACAACCATGGACAGATGACTGAACTTGAAAGAGAGATGATGATATTCGAACGAGATGATAAGAAAGTTGATAAGAACTTAAGGGACAAGTTTAGATCAAGGCGGGAGGAGAGGTCCACCCGATCTACAAAAGAGACTCCACCTCTTCCATCATCTCGTAGTGCACGTCTTGCAGCTAGATCTGCTGACAGGGCAGCTGCCAAGGATGATGCATTGAATGAGCTAAGAGCAAAACGGTTGAAACAGCAGGACCCGGAGGCTCACCGTAGATTGAGGGATGCATCTAGAGGTGGTTCTGGCAGCAGGGTTCTTTCACCAGTCAAGCGAAAAGCATTTACTCCTGCAGGTCTGAGTAGCTCCAGTCAGAGTGAGAGTGAAAGTAGGTCTCATAGTGACGATGAAGGGTCAACTGGGGATGGTGGGATGGCTGACAGTGACGATGACGGGGCACCTGGCTCAGGCAGACCAACTTATGATGACATAAAGGAAATTACCATCAGGAGGTCAAAACTTGCTAAATGGTTCATGGAGCCATTCTTTGAAGAGTTGATTGTGGGTTGCTTTGTGAGGGTTGGAATTGGGAGGTCAAAGAATGGCCCTATCTACAGGCTTTGCATGGTCCGAAATGTTGATGCCACAGAGCCAGACCGGTCATACAAACTAGAGAACAGGACAACATGTAAGTATCTGAATGTCACTTGGGGCAATGAAAGCTCAGCTGCCAGGTGGCAGATGGCTATGGTTTCAGACTCCCCACCACTTGAGGAGGAGTTTAAGCAATGGCTTAGAGAGGTGGAGCGAAATGGTGGCCGGATGCCAAGCAAACAGGATGTGTTGGAGAAAAAGGAGTCGATACAAAAAATCAACACTTTTGTCTATTCGGCAGCCACTGTAAAGCAGATGttgcaagaaaaaaaatctgccTCATCAAGGCCATTAAATGTCGCTGCTGAGAAGGACCGGCTGAGGAGGGAGTTGGAAGTTGCACAAAGTAGGCATGATGATGTAGATATGGAGAGGATCAAGAAAAGACTGCAGGAACTCGAGGCATCCCGGGATTCAAAGGTAAAAGATGCCAAAGCTATTAGACTTGCTGAGATGAACAGAAAGAACAGAGTTGAGAACTTCAAAAATGCCTCAGAACTGAAACGAGTAAATACAAGCTTGAAAGCAGGGGAGGCTGGATATGATCCATTTTCAAGGAGGTGGACTAGGTCAAGGAATTACTATATCTCTAAGCCTGGTGAAGAGGTGACTGCTGAGGCAAATGGTGATAAGAATGGTGTACCAGGAGGTGCAAATGGGGAGGAGGGTGCTACAGGAGAGGTTGGCATGGCAGCCACAGAGGCGGCCTTGGAAGCTGCAGCTGGTGCAGGGAAGTTGGTTGACACAAATGCTCCTCTTGATCTAGGAACAGAATCAAATATGTTGCATGATTTTGAGCTTGATATTTCCTTGAATGCACTTAAGAAGTTTGGTGGACCTCAGGGGGTGCTGGCAGGATTCATGGCAAGGAAGCAGAGGATAGAAGCAACCGTTGGATGCCAAGTCCCGGAGAATGATGGGAGGAGGCATGCTTTGACCTTGACAGTTGGTGATTATAAGAGAAGAAGAGGGCTACTTTGA
- the LOC102626128 gene encoding F-box/kelch-repeat protein At3g06240-like, protein MSDYLPDQVLAEIFFRLPAKTVLDCRCVCKSWCSVITNPNFISEYNKLSFKNTNNVTRFLVSYYDMDEQREIFTLHHGDYSISDHYHEELELPFDHGLSRYMIIGFCCGLVCLLEISKAERLPQSLLIWNPSVGYSFKTFPIHSPVAKIDQQSFGYGQYGPSIQFSQGKILVSIFGFGYVPKTNDYKVVRIVYHLETSCVVSKRVVEIIDVLTLSTGEWENITEAAPPFLIKRNSVHASVNGAVHWIGYYEGSDERSVSQLVVAVFDMYGEVFKEFNLPNGVMSDTVKFGEREVQKISVAVIKQSLALLHYHSHARDEAFLSCSIWLMNEYGSIESWTKLYNVTIHSGVGKILGNWRKGELLVGTVYNWALLSFHPRYRTARRLTVRGEPWCYYGDAYMECLVICKKIDGVSTMSTSSDETTTGQELETESSSYKITDKGKEILEE, encoded by the coding sequence atgtcaGATTACTTACCTGACCAAGTACTGGCTGAAATCTTCTTCAGGCTGCCAGCAAAAACAGTTTTAGATTGCAGGTGCGTATGTAAATCATGGTGCTCTGTAATCACCAACCCCAATTTTATTTCTGAATACAACAAGCTCTCTTTCAAGAACACAAACAATGTCACTAGGTTCCTTGTAAGCTACTACGACATGGATGAACAGAGAGAAATTTTCACATTACACCATGGCGATTACTCGATTAGTGACCATTATCATGAGGAATTAGAATTGCCATTTGATCATGGACTCTCCAGATACATGATTATTGGTTTTTGTTGTGGGTTAGTGTGTTTGCTTGAGATTTCTAAAGCTGAAAGGCTGCCGCAATCTTTACTTATTTGGAACCCTTCTGTTGGTTATTCTTTTAAAAcgtttccaattcattcccCTGTGGCCAAAATTGACCAACAATCTTTTGGGTACGGGCAATATGGCCCTTCTATTCAATTTTCTCaaggaaaaattcttgttTCCATTTTCGGATTCGGGTATGTCCCCAAGACTAATGACTATAAGGTTGTGAGAATTGTGTATCATTTGGAGACTTCTTGTGTAGTTTCTAAAAGGGTTGTAGAAATTATTGATGTTTTAACTCTAAGTACAGGAGAGTGGGAGAACATCACTGAGGCTGCACCGCCTtttttgattaaaagaaattcaGTGCATGCCTCTGTAAATGGAGCTGTGCATTGGATTGGATATTATGAAGGGAGTGATGAGAGATCAGTTTCTCAATTGGTTGTGGCCGTGTTTGATATGTATGGTGAGGTATTTAAGGAATTTAATTTGCCAAACGGTGTGATGAGCGATACAGTTAAATTCGGAGAAAGGGAAGTGCAAAAGATCTCTGTTGCGGTAATCAAACAATCGCTTGCTTTGCTGCATTATCATTCACATGCTAGAGATGAGGCTTTTCTTAGTTGTAGCATTTGGTTGATGAATGAGTATGGTTCAATTGAGTCTTGGACAAAGCTGTATAATGTTACAATACATTCAGGTGTAGGCAAGATACTAGGAAATTGGAGAAAGGGGGAACTTCTAGTCGGGACAGTATACAATTGGGCATTGCTTTCATTTCATCCCAGGTATCGAACAGCCAGGAGACTAACAGTTCGCGGTGAGCCATGGTGCTACTATGGGGATGCTTACATGGAGTGTCTTGTTATATGTAAGAAAATTGATGGGGTTTCGACAATGTCTACTTCTTCTGATGAAACTACCACCGGACAAGAACTTGAAACTGAATCAAGCTCATACAAGATAACTGATAAGGGCAAAGAAATCTTGGAAGAATAA